A region of Chloracidobacterium sp. DNA encodes the following proteins:
- a CDS encoding SWIM zinc finger family protein, giving the protein MEELAFEVQGSAPEPYKVTFTRRSQDNLSAYCTCAAGANGQYCKHRLAILGGDASGIISPNSGEAKIAQSWLPGTDVEKALLKLRELELAAARIKNEITSAKKEVAAAMRS; this is encoded by the coding sequence ATGGAAGAACTAGCCTTTGAAGTACAGGGTTCTGCCCCTGAACCTTACAAAGTAACTTTTACTCGCCGATCGCAAGACAATCTATCTGCTTATTGCACATGTGCAGCAGGGGCAAACGGTCAATACTGCAAGCACCGACTAGCGATACTTGGCGGAGATGCGTCCGGAATTATAAGTCCGAACAGCGGCGAAGCAAAAATAGCCCAATCATGGTTACCAGGAACAGATGTCGAAAAGGCTTTGCTCAAATTACGGGAACTTGAGTTGGCGGCAGCAAGAATCAAGAATGAAATAACTTCCGCAAAAAAAGAAGTAGCTGCAGCGATGCGATCCTAA
- a CDS encoding tetratricopeptide repeat protein, with amino-acid sequence MKRCPECRRDYYDDTLLYCLDDGNALLEGPASMDEPKTAIMSEPGAIATGFPTSEAPTRAQIHTAEETAVLPSDVADAPNARSFDKRLLFVPLALVVIILGGFFGYRYVTPAKQINSIAVMPFENRNSDADTDYLSDGLAESLIFRLTQIPDLRVSPTSSVMRYKGKETDVAKIANELGVDAVMTGRLTKRGDNLNITVELVDARTNKSLWGEQYERKLSELLTTQREIVAEIVGKLQLKLSGESEQKLAKKYTDNSEAYQLYLQGRYHWNKRDAKEFEKAVEFFKQAIEKDPNYALAYTGLADTYSLFPRWGEVRPKDYLPQAKQAALKALELDPNLAEAHTSLASIILTYEYDFAGAEKSFKRAIELDPNYATAHQWYGNSLMAIGRSDEAIKQLTKAVELDPFSMIINRELAIGLFAANRFDEALLQNKKLNELFPDEARFHFVNGQVYAAQGKYDEAVEEYLLSLKANNDFKPENITKLKEAYEKGGWDGYGRVNQEIRLKDLSAKQAKDPDGYVNPMGFANAYAWGKDKDKTIEYLNKAYDERERGLVEIKANKIWDFVRDDPRFKELVKKVGFPE; translated from the coding sequence ATGAAACGATGCCCAGAATGCAGACGCGATTATTACGACGACACGCTGTTGTATTGTCTTGACGACGGAAATGCTTTGCTCGAAGGCCCGGCGTCGATGGACGAACCGAAGACGGCGATCATGTCAGAACCGGGAGCGATAGCGACTGGGTTCCCGACTAGTGAGGCTCCAACACGCGCGCAGATACACACGGCTGAGGAAACTGCGGTCTTGCCTTCGGACGTTGCAGATGCACCAAACGCAAGAAGCTTTGACAAGCGTCTGCTTTTCGTTCCGTTAGCCCTGGTCGTTATCATTCTTGGCGGATTTTTTGGGTATCGATATGTCACTCCTGCCAAACAGATCAATTCCATCGCGGTGATGCCGTTTGAGAATAGGAATTCGGATGCCGACACAGATTATTTATCCGACGGTTTGGCGGAATCGCTGATCTTTCGCCTGACGCAGATTCCTGATCTGCGGGTCAGCCCGACGAGTTCGGTGATGCGTTACAAGGGGAAGGAGACCGATGTTGCCAAGATCGCCAACGAACTTGGCGTAGATGCGGTGATGACCGGACGCCTTACCAAGCGGGGCGACAATCTGAACATCACGGTCGAGCTGGTGGATGCCCGCACCAACAAGTCGCTGTGGGGCGAGCAGTATGAACGGAAACTGTCGGAATTGCTGACCACCCAACGCGAGATAGTCGCCGAGATCGTGGGCAAACTGCAATTAAAACTGTCGGGCGAAAGTGAGCAAAAGCTTGCGAAGAAATACACCGACAACTCGGAAGCTTATCAGCTATATCTGCAGGGTCGTTACCATTGGAACAAACGAGATGCGAAAGAATTTGAAAAGGCGGTCGAGTTTTTCAAACAGGCCATCGAAAAAGACCCGAACTATGCGCTGGCTTACACCGGCTTAGCCGATACTTATAGCTTGTTTCCTCGTTGGGGCGAAGTCAGGCCAAAGGACTATTTGCCGCAAGCTAAGCAGGCGGCTCTCAAGGCTCTCGAGCTTGACCCGAACTTGGCCGAAGCACATACGTCTCTGGCATCGATCATTCTTACTTATGAGTATGACTTTGCAGGAGCCGAAAAGTCCTTCAAACGGGCGATCGAACTCGATCCTAATTACGCGACGGCTCATCAATGGTATGGGAACTCTTTAATGGCGATCGGCAGAAGCGACGAGGCGATCAAGCAACTTACAAAAGCCGTCGAGCTCGACCCGTTTTCAATGATCATTAACAGGGAGTTGGCTATTGGTCTCTTCGCCGCCAATCGATTTGACGAAGCTTTGTTGCAGAACAAGAAACTTAATGAGCTATTTCCCGATGAAGCACGTTTTCATTTTGTTAACGGTCAAGTTTATGCCGCTCAGGGCAAATATGACGAAGCTGTCGAAGAATATCTTCTTAGTTTGAAGGCAAATAATGATTTCAAACCCGAGAACATTACGAAATTAAAAGAAGCTTACGAAAAAGGCGGCTGGGATGGCTACGGGCGAGTGAATCAGGAAATACGCCTCAAAGACCTGAGTGCCAAACAGGCAAAAGACCCAGACGGATACGTTAATCCAATGGGTTTTGCCAACGCATATGCTTGGGGTAAAGACAAAGATAAGACGATCGAATATCTGAACAAAGCATATGACGAGCGTGAAAGGGGGTTGGTCGAAATAAAGGCCAATAAAATTTGGGACTTCGTGCGAGACGACCCGCGATTTAAGGAATTGGTCAAGAAAGTCGGGTTTCCCGAATAG